The following proteins come from a genomic window of Streptomyces sp. Sge12:
- a CDS encoding phage tail protein: MAEGDALSTHIFGVQLGGYLVESIQEISGLTVEEEVVEVRQVSAEGKQIIRKQPGARQAGEVTITRGLDKSSEFTKWIKETLNNGAVDTARQNLTIEIKDSTGATVRRIQLMQGWASKWEGPSLKAGESAAATESVTIVFEEIIVE, translated from the coding sequence ATGGCAGAGGGCGATGCTCTTTCCACCCATATCTTCGGCGTCCAGCTCGGCGGCTACCTGGTCGAATCCATCCAGGAGATCAGCGGCCTGACCGTCGAGGAAGAGGTCGTCGAGGTCCGCCAGGTCAGCGCGGAGGGCAAGCAGATCATCCGCAAGCAGCCCGGCGCGCGCCAGGCGGGCGAGGTCACGATCACCCGGGGACTCGACAAGAGCAGCGAGTTCACCAAGTGGATCAAGGAGACCCTGAACAACGGCGCCGTCGACACCGCTCGGCAGAACCTCACCATCGAGATCAAGGACTCCACGGGCGCCACCGTCCGCCGCATCCAGCTGATGCAGGGCTGGGCCTCCAAGTGGGAGGGCCCCTCCCTGAAGGCCGGCGAGTCCGCCGCGGCCACCGAGTCCGTGACCATCGTGTTCGAGGAGATCATCGTCGAATGA
- a CDS encoding zinc-ribbon domain-containing protein, with the protein MRRRTVTAGNLEEILQVTAPATAPEPAAAPAPPAAAAPAGREDHGLRTEFEFELPRGYVDEAGTVHRHGSMRLATARDELRPQIDLRVKENPAYLSVVLLSQVITRLGTITDVHAGIVERMYATDVAFLQDFYRRVNSEGHTRAAVTCPHCEGGFEVDLSGGRLGES; encoded by the coding sequence ATGAGGCGCCGTACGGTGACGGCGGGCAACCTGGAGGAGATCCTCCAGGTCACTGCGCCCGCGACGGCCCCGGAGCCGGCGGCCGCACCCGCACCCCCGGCCGCCGCCGCTCCGGCGGGGCGCGAGGACCACGGACTGCGCACGGAGTTCGAGTTCGAGCTGCCGCGCGGATACGTCGACGAAGCGGGCACGGTGCACCGGCACGGCTCGATGCGCCTGGCCACCGCCCGCGACGAACTGCGCCCGCAGATCGACCTGCGGGTCAAGGAGAACCCGGCGTACCTGAGCGTGGTGCTGCTCAGCCAGGTGATCACCCGGCTCGGCACCATCACCGACGTGCACGCCGGGATCGTGGAACGGATGTACGCGACCGACGTCGCGTTCCTCCAGGACTTCTACCGGCGCGTCAACAGCGAGGGGCACACCCGCGCGGCCGTCACCTGCCCGCACTGCGAAGGCGGTTTCGAGGTCGACCTCTCCGGTGGGCGCCTGGGGGAATCGTGA
- a CDS encoding DUF6760 family protein translates to MTYALPRLREEIAYIAYHFHWQRDEILDLTHGERQEWVNEIARINTRVNEGG, encoded by the coding sequence GTGACGTACGCCCTCCCCCGGCTCAGGGAGGAGATCGCGTACATCGCCTACCACTTCCACTGGCAACGCGACGAGATCCTCGACCTGACCCACGGCGAGCGCCAGGAGTGGGTCAACGAGATAGCTCGCATCAACACCCGTGTGAACGAAGGCGGTTGA